The following proteins are co-located in the Dromiciops gliroides isolate mDroGli1 chromosome 2, mDroGli1.pri, whole genome shotgun sequence genome:
- the RHOBTB2 gene encoding rho-related BTB domain-containing protein 2 isoform X2 has product MWYPEIKHFCPRAPVILVGCQLDLRYADLEAVNRARRPLARPIKPNEILPPEKGREVAKELGIPYYETSVVAQFGIKDVFDNAIRAALISRRHLQFWKSHLRNVQRPLLQAPFLPPKPPPPIIVVPDPPSTTEECPAHLLEDPLCADVILVLQERVRIFAHKIYLSTSSSKFYDLFLMDLSEGELGGPSGSGGPRIEESQGHSDHHHHHHHHHHGRDFLLRAASFDVCESTDEGGGPGPAGLRASTSDGILRGNGAGYLLGRGRVLSSWSRAFVSIQEEMADDPLTYKSRLMVVVKMDASIQPGPFRAVLKYLYTGELDENERDLMHIAHIAELLEVFDLRMMVANILNHEAFMNQEITKAFHVRRTNRVKECLAKGTFSDVTFILDDGTISAHKPLLISSCDWMAAMFGGPFVESSTREVVFPYTSKSCMRAVLEYLYTGMFSASPDLDDMKLIILANRLCLPHLVALTEQYTVTGLMEATQMMVDIDGDVLVFLELAQFHCAYQLADWCLHHICTNYNNVCRKFPRDMKAMSPENQEYFEKHRWPPVWYLKEEDHYQRARKEREKEDYLHLKRQPKRRWLFWNGPSSPSSSAASSSSPSSSSAVV; this is encoded by the exons ATGTGGTACCCAGAAATCAAGCACTTTTGTCCAAGGGCTCCTGTTATCCTAGTGGGTTGCCAGCTGGACCTACGCTATGCTGACTTGGAAGCCGTCAATAGGGCCAGGCGCCCTTTGGCCAG GCCTATCAAGCCAAATGAAATCCTGCCTCCTGAGAAGGGCCGGGAGGTGGCCAAGGAGCTGGGCATCCCATACTATGAGACCAGTGTGGTGGCACAATTTGGCATCAAAGATGTCTTTGACAATGCCATCCGGGCAGCCCTCATTTCCCGCCGTCACTTGCAGTTCTGGAAGTCTCACTTGCGAAATGTCCAGCGCCCCCTGCTACAGGCTCCGTTCCTCCCCCCCAAGCCTCCTCCCCCCATCATTGTGGTTCCAGATCCTCCTTCCACCACTGAGGAGTGTCCTGCCCACCTCCTGGAGGACCCTCTCTGTGCGGACGTCATTCTGGTGCTGCAAGAGCGGGTGCGCATTTTTGCCCACAAGATCTACctctccacttcctcctccaaATTCTATGACCTGTTCCTCATGGACCTGAGTGAAGGAGAGCTGGGGGGTCCCTCTGGGTCAGGGGGCCCCCGCATAGAGGAGTCCCAAGGCCActctgaccaccaccaccaccatcatcaccaccaccatggaCGGGACTTCCTGCTGCGGGCAGCTAGCTTTGATGTGTGTGAGAGCACAGATGAGGGAGGGGGTCCTGGCCCAGCCGGCCTCCGAGCTTCCACTAGTGATGGAATCCTTCGGGGCAATGGGGCTGGCTACTTGCTTGGTCGTGGCCGGGTACTCTCATCCTGGAGTCGTGCATTTGTGAGCATTCAGGAAGAGATGGCGGATGACCCCCTCACCTACAAGTCAcgattgatggtggtggtgaaaaTGGATGCTTCCATTCAGCCTGGACCCTTCCGAGCTGTGCTCAAGTATTTGTACACTGGGGAATTAGATGAGAATGAACGGGATCTCATGCACATTGCCCACATTGCTGAATTGCTGGAAGTGTTTGATCTGCGCATGATGGTTGCCAACATCCTCAACCACGAGGCCTTCATGAACCAAGAGATCACTAAGGCCTTCCATGTTCGTAGGACCAACCGGGTTAAGGAGTGTCTGGCGAAAGGCACATtttcag ACGTGACCTTCATCCTGGACGATGGGACCATTAGTGCCCACAAGCCTCTGCTGATCTCCAGCTGCGACTGGATGGCTGCCATGTTTGGGGGGCCGTTTGTGGAAAGCTCAACGAGGGAG GTTGTGTTTCCGTACACCAGCAAAAGCTGTATGAGAGCTGTGCTGGAATACCTCTACACGGGCATGTTCAGTGCCAGCCCTGACCTGGATGATATGAAGCTCATCATCCTTGCTAACCGGCTGTGCTTGCCTCATCTGGTCGCGCTCACAG AACAATACACGGTGACGGGACTGATGGAAGCCACGCAGATGATGGTGGATATAGATGGAGATGTCCTTGTTTTCCTGGAGCTGGCTCAG TTCCATTGTGCATATCAGTTGGCTGACTGGTGTCTCCACCACATCTGCACCAACTACAACAATGTCTGCCGGAAGTTTCCCCGGGATATGAAGGCCATGTCTCCAG AAAACCAGGAGTATTTTGAGAAGCACCGGTGGCCACCTGTCTGGTACCTAAAAGAGGAAGATCATTACCAGCGAGCCCGGAAAGAGCGAGAGAAGGAGGACTACCTCCACCTGAAGCGGCAGCCTAAAAGGAGATGGCTCTTCTGGAATGgaccctcctctccttcctcctctgcagcctcctcttcatctccctcctcctcttctgctGTAGTTTGA
- the TNFRSF10B gene encoding LOW QUALITY PROTEIN: tumor necrosis factor receptor superfamily member 10B (The sequence of the model RefSeq protein was modified relative to this genomic sequence to represent the inferred CDS: substituted 4 bases at 4 genomic stop codons), producing the protein MGEYVPGLEELDVEWFLIDLTGTTXSGLFCREAGIQQCQRRGLNDNTLIPLQLCHNEIDFTEYPNGLSSSISCXIYKPDQGEVTPCSTTCNTQGHXKHGTLCPKDHPFKMCKKVQIQVRTLGRVSPELGITSGRQRKRAFPSVLSTPPPFFRANSRHSLPFFKCFWILPFAVPSLSTLPCPSSESGPAFFLPNDFTYIWFKPSYFFMLRCPKGMVEVSSYSHWSDLECAYPQLSDKKSIDRSFIVDSIIHHGCSPCFFLPFGEVFLFEQDVPWESWNKFMRQLGLSHNEIKIARALISNVVDXPHCSLIVWLKKTGNAATVDILLKTLGKINQRAAREIIHNKISERLHDHQKREGEEPNQLSSTIKGEGVSDIDKVNTFTLEEQSSGI; encoded by the exons ATGGGTGAGTATGTCCCTGGCCTTGAAGAACTTGATGTGGAGTGG TTCCTCATTGATTTGACTGGCACCACTTAGTCAGGGTTATTTTGCCGTGAAGCAGGCATCCAACAATGCCAGAGACGTGGCCTGAAT GACAATACCTTAATACCACTTCAGCTCTGCCATAATGAAATAGACTTTACAGAGTACCCCAATGgactttcctcctccatctcttgtTAGATCTACAAGCCAG ACCAGGGAGAGGTGACGCCATGTAGTACCACCTGCAACACCCAGGGTCATTGAAAGCATGGCACCTTATGTCCAAAAGACCATCCCTTCAAGATGTGCAAAAAAGTACAAATCCAAGTAAGGACTCTGGGGAGGGTCTCCCCAGAGCTGGGGATTACTAgtggaagacaaagaaaaagggcTTTTCCATCAGtcctttccaccccccccccattcttccgGGCAAATAGCCgtcattctctcccttttttcaagTGCTTCTGGATCTTGCCAT TTGCTGTTCCCAGTCTCAGCACCCTTCCTTGCCCATCTTCTGAATCTGGCCCTGCCTTCTTTCTTCCTAATGATTTCACCTACATCTGGTTCAAGCCCTCCTATTTCTTTATGCTCAGGTGTCCCAAAGGGATGGTGGAAGTCAGCTCTTACAGTCACTGGAGTGACTTGGAGTGTGCCTACCCTCAGCTCTCAG ACAAGAAATCAATAGATAGGAGCTTCATTGTTGATAGCATTATTCATCACGGCTGCTCTCCGTGTTTCTTCCTGCC ctttggAGAAGTCTTTCTCTTTGAACAGGATGTACCCTGGGAATCCTGGAACAAGTtcatgaggcaactggggctgaGCCACAATGAGATCAAAATTGCCAGAGCACTTATAAGTAATGTCGTGGACTAGCCACATTGCTCACTTATAGTGTGGctgaaaaaaactggaaatgcTGCTACCGTGGACATCCTGTTGAAGACCCTGGGTAAGATAAATCAGAGGGCTGCCAGAGAAATTATCCATAACAAAATCAGTGAAAGGCTCCATGACCACCAGAAAAGAGAGGGTGAGGAGCCAAACCAATTGTCATCTACCATAAAGGGGGAAGGGGTCTCAGATATTGACAAAGTGAATACATTCACTCTGGAAGAACAGTCATCAGGCATATAA